A stretch of Salvelinus alpinus chromosome 4, SLU_Salpinus.1, whole genome shotgun sequence DNA encodes these proteins:
- the LOC139572798 gene encoding delayed-rectifier potassium channel regulatory subunit KCNS2-like: MTGQSLEELTAAYEDHTIRINVGGFKKRLFSNTLSRFPETRLARLLQCQSKESVLELCDDYDDAEKEFYFDRNPALFPYVLNFYNTGRLHVMAELCIFSFSQEIEYWGIDEFFIDSCCSNTYHCRKMDPNRGEDWDDCRSDGGGSTTSSFDEILEFYNDATKFDKQPLGSVRRRIWLILDNPGYSVASRVISILSILVVLGSITTMCMNSMAEFTLVDREGTPHEDPRFETVEHFGIGWFTLELVARFAVTPDLLHFFKHPLNFIDLVSILPFYLTLLVHLVAESSPALANLGRVAQVLRLMRIFRILKLARHSTGLRSLGATLRNSYKEVGLLLLYLAVGVSFFSVMAYTVEKEDSEDFSTIPACWWWATVSMTTVGYGDVVPVSIAGKMTASACILAGILVVVLPITLIFNKFSLFYKRQRQLEIAMRSCDFDQEIKENLPSVNLRNYYAHKVKSLMASLSNINRSLPSGHSLNEMSTQQDL; encoded by the coding sequence ATGACGGGTCAGAGCCTGGAGGAGCTGACAGCAGCCTATGAGGATCACACCATCCGCATCAATGTGGGCGGGTTCAAGAAGAGACTGTTCTCCAACACGCTGTCTCGCTTCCCGGAGACCCGTCTGGCTCGGCTGTTACAGTGCCAATCAAAAGAGTCGGTACTAGAGCTCTGCGACGACTACGACGACGCGGAAAAAGAGTTTTATTTCGATAGAAACCCGGCTCTCTTTCCTTACGTGTTGAATTTCTACAACACCGGGAGGCTCCACGTCATGGCAGAGCTGTGCATCTTCTCCTTCAGTCAGGAGATCGAGTACTGGGGCATCGACGAATTCTTCATCGACTCGTGTTGCAGCAACACCTACCACTGCCGGAAGATGGATCCTAACCGCGGCGAGGACTGGGACGACTGCCGGAGCGACGGGGGCGGGAGCACCACGTCATCGTTCGACGAGATTCTAGAGTTCTATAACGACGCCACTAAGTTCGACAAGCAGCCGCTGGGGAGCGTCCGCAGGAGGATCTGGCTGATCCTGGATAACCCGGGGTACTCCGTCGCCAGCCGAGTCATCAGTATCCTCTCGATCCTGGTCGTGTTGGGTTCTATAACCACCATGTGCATGAACAGTATGGCTGAGTTTACCCTGGTGGACAGAGAGGGGACGCCTCACGAGGACCCCAGGTTTGAAACGGTGGAACACTTTGGTATCGGCTGGTTCACCTTGGAGCTGGTGGCTCGGTTCGCGGTAACCCCGGATCTTCTCCACTTCTTCAAGCATCCGTTGAACTTTATAGACCTGGTGTCGATATTACCGTTCTACCTAACGCTCCTCGTCCATCTGGTGGCCGAGAGCAGCCCGGCGTTGGCGAATCTGGGGCGCGTGGCGCAGGTGCTACGACTGATGAGGATCTTCCGTATCCTGAAGCTGGCGCGTCACTCCACGGGGCTGCGTTCTCTGGGCGCCACGCTGAGAAACAGCTACAAGGAGGTCGGGTTACTACTGCTCTACCTGGCGGTGGGCGTGTCTTTCTTCTCTGTCATGGCCTACACCGTGGAGAAGGAGGACAGCGAGGACTTCTCCACCATCCCGGCGTGCTGGTGGTGGGCCACGGTGAGCATGACCACGGTGGGGTACGGAGACGTGGTCCCGGTGTCTATCGCCGGCAAGATGACCGCCTCGGCCTGTATCCTGGCAGGAATCCTGGTGGTTGTGCTTCCCATCACGCTCATATTCAATAAGTTCTCGCTCTTCTACAAGAGACAGAGACAATTAGAGATCGCTATGCGCAGCTGTGACTTCGACCAGGAGATCAAAGAAAACCTTCCGTCTGTCAATCTGAGGAACTACTATGCACACAAGGTGAAATCTCTCATGGCCAGTCTGTCCAATATCAACCGGAGCTTGCCCAGTGGACACAGTCTGAACGAGATGTCAACACAGCAAGATCTGTGA
- the LOC139572253 gene encoding uncharacterized protein yields the protein MQQVESTAFPGCNQWQTVCQLQLSVSAPSPHPPTTPQLQPPPLPSSSPQPPPPHHPPAPAPPTIPHLQPPAPTTPQLQPPAPTTPQLQPPPPPPPSSSPQPPPLPSSSPPTTPQLQPPPPLPSSSPPHHSPAPAPPTTPQLQPPPPLPISSSPHHSPAPAPHHPPAPPPTTPQLQPPPPFPISSPPPPTTPQLQPPHHSPAPAPPPLPISSPPPPLPSSSPPHHSPAPAPPPPPPLPSSSPPHHPPAPAPSPHHSPAPAPPPPPPLPSSSPPHHSPSPAPPPTTPQLHPQSQSQLQPWPQVMMM from the exons ATGCAACAGGTGGAGAGCACAGCGTTCCCCGGATGTAACCAGTGGCAGACAGTT tGTCAGCTCCAGCTTTCAGTTTCAGCCCCcagcccccacccccccaccactccccagctccagcccccaccactccccagctccagcccccagcccccacccccccaccaccccccagctccagcccccccCACCATTCCCCATctccagcccccagcccccaccactccccagctccagcccccagcccccaccactccccagctccagccccccccccccccaccccccagctccagcccccagcccccaccactccccagctccagcccccccACCactccccagctccagcccccccCACCactccccagctccagcccccccCACCactccccagctccagcccccccCACCactccccagctccagcccccccCACCACTCCCCATCTCCAGCTCCCCCCATCactccccagctccagccccccaccaccccccagcccccccccccaccactccccagctccagcccccccCACCATTCCCCatctccagcccccccccccccaccactccccagctccagcccccccACCactccccagctccagcccccccACCACTCCCCATCTCCAGCCCCCCCCCACCactccccagctccagcccccccCACCactccccagctccagccccccccccccccccaccactccccagctccagccccccccaccaccccccagctccagcccccagcccccaccactccccagctccagcccccccaccccctccaccactccccagctccagcccccccCACCACTCCCCatctccagcccccccccccaccactccccagctccatccccagtcccagtcccagctccagccctGGCCTCAGGTTATGATGATGTGA